The genomic DNA TCAATGAACCTTCGAATCTCGTCCcggacaaaaaaacacacacacatagcaaTAAACAGGCACAGagtaggaaaaaaacaaacgttttttcgtttcttcccAATTAACTCCTTTCTAGTGATAAACAGAACCATCACTGCGTGTGGTAGTAGTAGCTTCCGGCAATCAATTCTCTTGCCACACGCCACATATCCCTAACAATCACAGTAACAAAATCTTTTTCCCTAATTCGATCGAGCATCATCCAGCGCAAGCTGTGTGTTGAACTGCTGATTCAACGGAAAGATCAGCTTCAGTTTTTCAAAACACTCTCTCAGTGCCTCACACTCCATTTTGGCTTGCTTGGTAACGTGAGATTTGTTTACAAGAATCCGTCCCATGTTCAAAATCCAAGGCAGGCAATCCAAGAAACAACAATTCTCCCATTGTTGCCCGTTTACGGACCGCAGCACATAGCTCAATCAATACGATTCTTCAATTGCGTAAACGGAAGCGATCGGAAAATTTGGCTAAGATCGTGCCGCGCCAAGCCAAGCGTTTGTTTAGATATGATGGAAATCCCTGAAAAAGAATCGTAAAAACTTTCAGCCGTTGGATAATGCATAGCTTCATGGGTAGCGCGTGGTGTGAGATATGGTGTAGCCTTCTACCCAACATATATTTGTTGATATACTCATTGATAGCTTCACATTGCTGAGATAAGAATCATAAATGCAAAGGGTTCTATGGGCTACAAGGTATTGCTCCGAGGTTAGAAGTCTCAATATGTGCTTCTGTATTTTTCTTACTTCAAATTGATACCGTAGCACAGTGGTTTAATGGTGGCGTAATCTTCCAAAAACCGAACTGTTCAAGTGGACGCTTCTATTGAAGTGTTTTCCGATACGTCATCTGTGTTCGGGAGTTCGTTCTTTGACCTCAAACTAATTTCCTAAAACCATGTATTGCATTATTAATCATGAAATATAACGAACGCTGTTAATTTACTTGTTCAGTTATCGTAGAGTATAGGATAAAAAAATCTCCTCCAATTCCAACGCTAAATATGACACATTCACGCATAGATTGCATGGAAGTATATCGTTTTAGCGAACAAATCAGGTGTGTATCACTTGCTACCTTCATACCATGACCAGCcttcaaacaagcaaacagcgCCTCCAGTTAACAAACCCAAAGCTACCTTTAGAAACTAATGCCTACGCATTCATTTTTTGCACGAAATCCAGTGCGGCACACCCCTGGATATGGGACGCCGCCGCTTATGTGATTTTTTAACGTACCGTAAAGGGAGTGCCCAAAGGTTCCCCCAAGCGTTAATCAAGGGGAAGAATGTGCTAATATCTCCAGAATTGCACGCGAAACTTATTATTCGATGAGCAATGATGTAATTGAGCTTCTTTTTCTGTactaaataatattttctattaataaatGCTGAGTGACACCAGCATGCACCGTGCACGTCataatgaaatggaaaaagaTACAATATTAGTACAATAGGAGTGAACTTCCTGCCAATGTCAAATCAATAGCAGTAATGATATTCAACCTATTAGCTTGCCATTTCCGGTGGTTTACTTACCTTCACTGACTTGTACAGTCAGCTCGATATGTAGTTTAGTAATTTGCAAAATCGGTTCTAATTAAGTGATAGACATATTAAATTCTTACCTCGTTGGGTGGGCCTGAAATTATCGTAATTAAACAAGTTCAGTTAAATCTTCCATCAATGATTTCCATAATTTTAGCTCAAACTCTTAAAACGAACTTAACTGCTCACTCACGTTTTGTTTCACTGTTGGCGCAGATTTACATCAGGTTTCATACGTAGGGTTGGTCACGAAAACTCCATTTAACGCAAATGATCATCTGGAATTCTGCAAAGAAAGatcaaatattttatgagCATCAGTATCTTAGTTTACACTAGATCGTACTAAAATGGTATATTGTGTGGTAAATTTCAATATCAATCACACACACTTGAGACTATGCTTGAAAATTCCCCCTCGACGATCATGAGCATACATTGGCAATGATAATGGATTCACCGTGATCAATTATAAGCAGAAGTACTCGATCAAGATCACGATCGTCGAACCACTGTAAAACATGTaccaaaaataacaataaataatgCTAAACCCGTGACTAATGGCTTCTTTTCTCCTGCCATTCCTTCCAGTGGTGACGTTTGCTGTTATGGGCATGATCGGTTGTTTCGTGAACGTAGTTTTTGGAGCAATGTACACCTCAGGCAACGAATCCTCAACCGAGGGTCTTCTCTATCCGATGTAAGTGATACACTAGGGAACAAATCGAGGTGCTAGCTAACTCCATATTTAATTCCGTTCCTACCGGCCTTCCTCCAGTGAATCGGAAACGCGCGAACTGAAGAAACTGGACGGTATGTGGAACTTTGTGCGCTCGGACAGCAACAGCCCGTCGCAGGGTATTCGCGAGAAGTGGTATATGGATGATTTGGCACGGTTTCGCAAAACGATCGGCATGCCAGTACCGAGCAGCTACAATGATATCACGGAGGATGCAGCACTTCGCGATCACGTCGGAACGGTGTGGTACGATCGCAAATTCTTCGTCCCGAAGGCCTGGTCGAAGGGAGATGATCGAGTGTTCATACGCTTCGGTTCCGTGCACTACGATACAATTGTGGTATGTTCAAGTGTGAGTTTTGGTGTTAGGAAGTGCGTTGATTTAATATGTTTCATCGATTTTCAGTGGATTAACGGAGTACAGGTTACGAAGCACGAGATAGGTCATCTTCCCTTTGAGGCGGACGTAACGAACGTCCTCAAGTACGGTGCCGAGAACCGTATAACCGTGCTATGTGACAATGTGTTGCTGCAGGTGACAATTCCTCAAGGCAAAGTGGATAATCAACCGATGTAAGTTGAAGCGGCTTGTCAGGAAGCATTTAACAAGCATCATTCAAATTACTATCGTTTACTACTCCCAACAGAGACAACGGCGTTGAATTGGTCCAATCGTACACGTTCGATTTCTTCAACTACGCTGGAATTCATCGCTCGGTAGTCCTGTACACGGTACCTCAGGTCTACATCAAGGACGTTGCAATTCATACCAGCTACGAAGGAGATGAAGGCCGAATCGACTATCAGGTCACAATCAGTACGAACGAAACTGAGAATCTGCAGCTGACGGTGAAGCTGTACGATCGCAACGGAACACACGTCAGCACGGACGTATCGGAAGCGAAGCTGCAGGGCACGGTTGTCATTCCACAGGTGAAACTCTGGTGGCCATACCTGATGGATCCCGAACCGGGCTATCTCTACACGATGGAGATCACACTGGGCAAAGCCCAATCAAACGAGGCACCTACCGAAACCAAAGAGGACACGGTGCTCGATGTGTACCGCATGAAAGTTGGCATCCGTACCTTGCGATGGAACAATAGTTCGTTCCTTATTAACGAAAAGCCTATTTACTTCAGAGGATTTGGACGCCACGAAGATTCTGATGTGAGTGTATGCTCCAATGCAAGAAAAGACATTCGCTGCAACGTTTGCTCCCTTTTCGTCTGTAGATACGTGGCAAGGGATTAGATTTAGCGCTTCTCACCAAAGATTTCAACCTGCTCAAATGGGTCGGTGCCAACGCCTATCGGACATCACACTATCCCTACTCGGAGGAAAGCATGCAGTTTGCGGACGAACACGGTATCATGATCATTGACGAATGTCCCAGCGTCGATACAGAGTAAGTTTCGGGGCGTGTTGCCGACCAAGACGATAGTGATCCACTTTTAACCTTTGCTTCGTTCCCGTGGCGCTCAGGAATTATTCGCAGATACTGCTTGTAAAACATAAATCCAGCATTGAGCAGCTAATTCACCGAGACCGAAACCATCCCAGTGTAGTGATGTGGTCGATCGCAAACGAGCCTCGCACTGGTAAGCTGGGCGCGGACGCTTACTTCGCAGCCGTGGCACAATATACAAAAAAGCTGGACCCGACGCGCCCCATAACTGCCGCGATTGCCGTGAACGTAAATGATGATCTTGCTGTAAGTATCGTAGCAAATAAGATTTAAGTAATTATTAACTCACAGAGCAAAATCTGCATTGCAACAATTGGGTTTATACAATGGCGAAATGCAATTTGGGGACTTCTATCACATCGATTCTGCTGATGTAAATCGAGGTCCTGGTGCGTTCAGGGAATTTGCGATCACGAGGCCACTGCGGCTGCTTGGTCCACAAACCGTTAAAACTCGCCATTAGATCTATCATGACCTGAGTCAGCTTTTGTTCAGTATTTTGCCGTTGTGTGAATAAAATACTTTGTTTTCTATACAAACTAACAGCCACAACTAGGCTGCATCAAATGATTTGAATTCGAGCAAAATCCTAATCGTTGAATTAGAGAAAATGCTCGAaaatcgtttgttttgattatttttcattcatcgTTGGCAAGCTCTCTGAGAGAGGCAAGATGCtctgaaatgtaaacaatttatttaagAATCTATAAAGGTATATAAAAACATTGCATCTGACATATAACTTATACGTATAATCAATTTTATACTTTAAGTACTAGCACTTaaatttcgaaaaaaaaattgttgcaaGTTGGTGTCGTGTTTTTAATGCTTAAATTAAACGGTTCGGGATGACTGACTTGATAGAAGCAGTCTAAATTTTTCTGAATTTTAGATTTATGTCATAATAGACCCCCACAATGTTGGACTTTTCCCATCCAAGCTACAAAAAAAGTTCTCGGCTCGCAGCCGGTAGGATTCGAACCTACGCTCCCAGAGGGAATCTGATTTCGAGTCAGACGCCTTAACCACTCGGCCACGACTGCTTCTTCGAATGCCCCACTCCGCAACGCCCATTTCAACCTGCGCTCTCAGCGCATGTGTTACTTTTCAATGTTATCGTTCTGTCTCCTTCTTACACTCGCAGGCCCAGCATTTGGACATCGTCAGCTTCAACCGGTACAATGCATGGTATGCTAACGCTGGCAAACTCAACATGATCACGAACCGCGTTATTGAGGAAGCTGAAGCATGGAACAAGAAACACAATAAGCCAGTTCTAATGTCAGAATATGGCGCTGATACGCAGGAAGGACTACATACGGTACAAACATAGCTCTAAGGCTCTGAATATTTCCCTTTTCGAGCCAACAGTAAACCgtcgttttgcttcttctccaCAGCTTCCAGCCTACATTTGGTCGGAGGATTACCAAACGCGTGTCTTCAGTCAGCACTTTAAGGCGTTCGATGCACTTCGAAAGCAGAACTTCTTCATCGGGGAGTTTGTTTGGAACTTTGCGGACTTTAAAACAGCGCAAAGTAAAGATAAATTCCATCACAATGCTGGTGATGCCGATAACGAGGCTAACGATTTTCCCTATCTTACAGCGTACACCCGCGTTGGTGGTAACAAAAAAGGTATCTTTACCCGCAACCGGCAACCGAAGGCAGCCGCCTACCTGTTGCGCCAACGGTACCACGCGTTGGGTGAGCTAGGCAAGAGTTTCCTACCGGAAGATCTGTTCCTCTACACAGCTCCGGACACCAACCAGCTAGTCAACGAGCGCACCGAACTGTAGAACTGCTTAACTCCAACCCACTTACATCGTAAGAGTGTAAAAACACAAAGTATTCGACAATCTTTTGTATGTTCTTTATCTATCGTATAAGTGTTGAAAAGTAATTACGTCTGGACTGATAATACAAAGAAATCTGTCTTGTTTTATGAACAATATCACATTTTTACATCGCATCGAGCTCTACCTCCGATGTTGCCGATTTGTAAACACAAGCTCGTTCAGATTGTCTTGCGACGCATCTTCCTCCGGTTCCACTAGCCGAAGACATTCATCGGCAAACTCTACGAAGAGCGGCTCCATCATTGCGACCTTCACAGCA from Anopheles stephensi strain Indian chromosome 2, UCI_ANSTEP_V1.0, whole genome shotgun sequence includes the following:
- the LOC118505272 gene encoding beta-glucuronidase-like isoform X2 — translated: MAEEEGFSSVMRLVWCSRGSAGGGANETRDNEAGSESENVVVVAERQKKSKRMLITVVTFAVMGMIGCFVNVVFGAMYTSGNESSTEGLLYPIESETRELKKLDGMWNFVRSDSNSPSQGIREKWYMDDLARFRKTIGMPVPSSYNDITEDAALRDHVGTVWYDRKFFVPKAWSKGDDRVFIRFGSVHYDTIVWINGVQVTKHEIGHLPFEADVTNVLKYGAENRITVLCDNVLLQVTIPQGKVDNQPIDNGVELVQSYTFDFFNYAGIHRSVVLYTVPQVYIKDVAIHTSYEGDEGRIDYQVTISTNETENLQLTVKLYDRNGTHVSTDVSEAKLQGTVVIPQVKLWWPYLMDPEPGYLYTMEITLGKAQSNEAPTETKEDTVLDVYRMKVGIRTLRWNNSSFLINEKPIYFRGFGRHEDSDIRGKGLDLALLTKDFNLLKWVGANAYRTSHYPYSEESMQFADEHGIMIIDECPSVDTENYSQILLVKHKSSIEQLIHRDRNHPSVVMWSIANEPRTGKLGADAYFAAVAQYTKKLDPTRPITAAIAVNVNDDLAAQHLDIVSFNRYNAWYANAGKLNMITNRVIEEAEAWNKKHNKPVLMSEYGADTQEGLHTLPAYIWSEDYQTRVFSQHFKAFDALRKQNFFIGEFVWNFADFKTAQTYTRVGGNKKGIFTRNRQPKAAAYLLRQRYHALGELGKSFLPEDLFLYTAPDTNQLVNERTEL
- the LOC118505272 gene encoding beta-glucuronidase-like isoform X4 codes for the protein MLTISSKSVAIVSSSVSSTTNSIQWRLARQFRASLWALLKVVTFAVMGMIGCFVNVVFGAMYTSGNESSTEGLLYPIESETRELKKLDGMWNFVRSDSNSPSQGIREKWYMDDLARFRKTIGMPVPSSYNDITEDAALRDHVGTVWYDRKFFVPKAWSKGDDRVFIRFGSVHYDTIVWINGVQVTKHEIGHLPFEADVTNVLKYGAENRITVLCDNVLLQVTIPQGKVDNQPIDNGVELVQSYTFDFFNYAGIHRSVVLYTVPQVYIKDVAIHTSYEGDEGRIDYQVTISTNETENLQLTVKLYDRNGTHVSTDVSEAKLQGTVVIPQVKLWWPYLMDPEPGYLYTMEITLGKAQSNEAPTETKEDTVLDVYRMKVGIRTLRWNNSSFLINEKPIYFRGFGRHEDSDIRGKGLDLALLTKDFNLLKWVGANAYRTSHYPYSEESMQFADEHGIMIIDECPSVDTENYSQILLVKHKSSIEQLIHRDRNHPSVVMWSIANEPRTGKLGADAYFAAVAQYTKKLDPTRPITAAIAVNVNDDLAAQHLDIVSFNRYNAWYANAGKLNMITNRVIEEAEAWNKKHNKPVLMSEYGADTQEGLHTLPAYIWSEDYQTRVFSQHFKAFDALRKQNFFIGEFVWNFADFKTAQTYTRVGGNKKGIFTRNRQPKAAAYLLRQRYHALGELGKSFLPEDLFLYTAPDTNQLVNERTEL
- the LOC118505272 gene encoding beta-glucuronidase-like isoform X1 — its product is MAEEEGFSSVMRLVWCSRGSAGGGANETRDNEAGSESENVVVVAERQKKSKRMLITGDCIHSSRVVTFAVMGMIGCFVNVVFGAMYTSGNESSTEGLLYPIESETRELKKLDGMWNFVRSDSNSPSQGIREKWYMDDLARFRKTIGMPVPSSYNDITEDAALRDHVGTVWYDRKFFVPKAWSKGDDRVFIRFGSVHYDTIVWINGVQVTKHEIGHLPFEADVTNVLKYGAENRITVLCDNVLLQVTIPQGKVDNQPIDNGVELVQSYTFDFFNYAGIHRSVVLYTVPQVYIKDVAIHTSYEGDEGRIDYQVTISTNETENLQLTVKLYDRNGTHVSTDVSEAKLQGTVVIPQVKLWWPYLMDPEPGYLYTMEITLGKAQSNEAPTETKEDTVLDVYRMKVGIRTLRWNNSSFLINEKPIYFRGFGRHEDSDIRGKGLDLALLTKDFNLLKWVGANAYRTSHYPYSEESMQFADEHGIMIIDECPSVDTENYSQILLVKHKSSIEQLIHRDRNHPSVVMWSIANEPRTGKLGADAYFAAVAQYTKKLDPTRPITAAIAVNVNDDLAAQHLDIVSFNRYNAWYANAGKLNMITNRVIEEAEAWNKKHNKPVLMSEYGADTQEGLHTLPAYIWSEDYQTRVFSQHFKAFDALRKQNFFIGEFVWNFADFKTAQTYTRVGGNKKGIFTRNRQPKAAAYLLRQRYHALGELGKSFLPEDLFLYTAPDTNQLVNERTEL
- the LOC118505272 gene encoding beta-glucuronidase-like isoform X6; its protein translation is MVRTGRCNVVTFAVMGMIGCFVNVVFGAMYTSGNESSTEGLLYPIESETRELKKLDGMWNFVRSDSNSPSQGIREKWYMDDLARFRKTIGMPVPSSYNDITEDAALRDHVGTVWYDRKFFVPKAWSKGDDRVFIRFGSVHYDTIVWINGVQVTKHEIGHLPFEADVTNVLKYGAENRITVLCDNVLLQVTIPQGKVDNQPIDNGVELVQSYTFDFFNYAGIHRSVVLYTVPQVYIKDVAIHTSYEGDEGRIDYQVTISTNETENLQLTVKLYDRNGTHVSTDVSEAKLQGTVVIPQVKLWWPYLMDPEPGYLYTMEITLGKAQSNEAPTETKEDTVLDVYRMKVGIRTLRWNNSSFLINEKPIYFRGFGRHEDSDIRGKGLDLALLTKDFNLLKWVGANAYRTSHYPYSEESMQFADEHGIMIIDECPSVDTENYSQILLVKHKSSIEQLIHRDRNHPSVVMWSIANEPRTGKLGADAYFAAVAQYTKKLDPTRPITAAIAVNVNDDLAAQHLDIVSFNRYNAWYANAGKLNMITNRVIEEAEAWNKKHNKPVLMSEYGADTQEGLHTLPAYIWSEDYQTRVFSQHFKAFDALRKQNFFIGEFVWNFADFKTAQTYTRVGGNKKGIFTRNRQPKAAAYLLRQRYHALGELGKSFLPEDLFLYTAPDTNQLVNERTEL
- the LOC118505272 gene encoding beta-glucuronidase-like isoform X5 gives rise to the protein MGTRCRNVFRNVYGGGVRRSSDPKLVVTFAVMGMIGCFVNVVFGAMYTSGNESSTEGLLYPIESETRELKKLDGMWNFVRSDSNSPSQGIREKWYMDDLARFRKTIGMPVPSSYNDITEDAALRDHVGTVWYDRKFFVPKAWSKGDDRVFIRFGSVHYDTIVWINGVQVTKHEIGHLPFEADVTNVLKYGAENRITVLCDNVLLQVTIPQGKVDNQPIDNGVELVQSYTFDFFNYAGIHRSVVLYTVPQVYIKDVAIHTSYEGDEGRIDYQVTISTNETENLQLTVKLYDRNGTHVSTDVSEAKLQGTVVIPQVKLWWPYLMDPEPGYLYTMEITLGKAQSNEAPTETKEDTVLDVYRMKVGIRTLRWNNSSFLINEKPIYFRGFGRHEDSDIRGKGLDLALLTKDFNLLKWVGANAYRTSHYPYSEESMQFADEHGIMIIDECPSVDTENYSQILLVKHKSSIEQLIHRDRNHPSVVMWSIANEPRTGKLGADAYFAAVAQYTKKLDPTRPITAAIAVNVNDDLAAQHLDIVSFNRYNAWYANAGKLNMITNRVIEEAEAWNKKHNKPVLMSEYGADTQEGLHTLPAYIWSEDYQTRVFSQHFKAFDALRKQNFFIGEFVWNFADFKTAQTYTRVGGNKKGIFTRNRQPKAAAYLLRQRYHALGELGKSFLPEDLFLYTAPDTNQLVNERTEL
- the LOC118505272 gene encoding beta-glucuronidase-like isoform X3, with translation MVAPPSDGARKLLLLRDSDRRKRRIDKLRRIQHDHRMRLVVIALIVVTFAVMGMIGCFVNVVFGAMYTSGNESSTEGLLYPIESETRELKKLDGMWNFVRSDSNSPSQGIREKWYMDDLARFRKTIGMPVPSSYNDITEDAALRDHVGTVWYDRKFFVPKAWSKGDDRVFIRFGSVHYDTIVWINGVQVTKHEIGHLPFEADVTNVLKYGAENRITVLCDNVLLQVTIPQGKVDNQPIDNGVELVQSYTFDFFNYAGIHRSVVLYTVPQVYIKDVAIHTSYEGDEGRIDYQVTISTNETENLQLTVKLYDRNGTHVSTDVSEAKLQGTVVIPQVKLWWPYLMDPEPGYLYTMEITLGKAQSNEAPTETKEDTVLDVYRMKVGIRTLRWNNSSFLINEKPIYFRGFGRHEDSDIRGKGLDLALLTKDFNLLKWVGANAYRTSHYPYSEESMQFADEHGIMIIDECPSVDTENYSQILLVKHKSSIEQLIHRDRNHPSVVMWSIANEPRTGKLGADAYFAAVAQYTKKLDPTRPITAAIAVNVNDDLAAQHLDIVSFNRYNAWYANAGKLNMITNRVIEEAEAWNKKHNKPVLMSEYGADTQEGLHTLPAYIWSEDYQTRVFSQHFKAFDALRKQNFFIGEFVWNFADFKTAQTYTRVGGNKKGIFTRNRQPKAAAYLLRQRYHALGELGKSFLPEDLFLYTAPDTNQLVNERTEL